In the Paramisgurnus dabryanus chromosome 18, PD_genome_1.1, whole genome shotgun sequence genome, tttatattttatacagtaATTTTATTTGGCATTCGCTAAAGTAAAACAGAAATCAAATTTAACctttgaaaaaaatagtttggaTACGTAAACAAATCACCTGTCCACTATCTCCTGTAGACTAGCACTCAGCACAATCGAAAGCTCTTTTAAGGACATCCATTTCTTTACATAGACTGGAACCTCTTCTTGATATTTTTTGTTCTTGTTTTCATCTGGCAATGGGATGAAGACCAGTGGGCCTTCCTCAATGATGGTTTGACAAAGTGTTCGCAGACGGTCACCATCCTCATTGGAGATGTCCTGGAATAAGTGCTCTGGTTATTTTATGCTGTTAACATCGCAAGTGCTgtcaaaatgaaaacaatgagCATTATGATACTGCCTTACCTCCAACATCATAATCTTATTAATCAGCTCGCATATGGCAGTATTGAGTAGTGTCCCCAttgctttacagtaaatattaaCAGGCAAAACATCTTGCCAAACTTTTCCCAACCTCCTCAGCTGATGAATTACCTACAATACAGAACAAATTCACCTTTGAATAAAATGAAAGCATTAATGACAAGTATATTTCTGCACTCAAagcaaaaacaactttttcttGGGTTTGATCATACTTGTCTGATAGCCTTGCTGGCTACGGAGAAATTGTCTTCATCATCCAAGCTTGAAAAGTTTCGTGCCGTGGACAGTCTCTCCAACATCTCTGCTTTTTGAACATTCATTTGTGCCACAAAGCATCGAGCACCTTATAAAAAAACCGAAACAAACAAGTTAAGGCATATTAATCGTAACCTGGTTTCAATCATAAATCACCCTTTCACCCTTACCCAGTCTTCTAAATCCTGGGACCAAGTCAACAAAATATGCCACTCCATTTTTCAAGGGAAGATGAGGTTTGAACTGGTGACCCAAAGTTAAAAGGTGGTGAGCGATGAACATGCAGTTATTGTGCTGGATGGCAGCCAAGTGAGGCAACTTCAGAAAGTTCTCCCTGATTAAAAAATGCACCAATACATTTTAACAACAGTACATAAGGCATACTGctatgaagaaagaaagacaactTACTTGTGATATGTAGGCACGACATCATAAAACAGGTGAAAAATGTTTCGGACAGTGTAGAAAAGTTGAACTGCACTGAAAGAGGCATACCACAAATGTATGTATTATGTCATTCAGAAGCAtattcataaaataataaaattcaaAGTGTGCAATCCCTGCTACATACCACTGGGGGGAGCTGCCCACTGCCTCAGACAGAGTTCGTATGGCCAAGTCCATTAGCTGCTGCACTGACTCGCTAATGCGACACACAGGCAGGCACAGTGTCTGCTGACCCAACTGCTTCTCATTCTCCAGGTTTTGCTGATCATGATAACCACCTTTCTTAACCAGCTCCTTCTTCTTTTCCTTCTCCCCTCCAGGAGGATTTGGTAGTTTAGGGATGGAAAGTTTATAGTCTGGAGTGATCTGAGGGTAAGAAGTCGATCGTGTGAAAACTAATGTATGATTTTTGATATTTAGTAGTACATGAGCTATCTTACTTTCACTGTGTTGTGCATCTCTGATGTCATCAGTTTTCGTGCAGCTACAATGACATCCTGGCATTTTTTGCTTGCGAAATGACAGTTGACGTTCCTGGCATATTTCAAGAGGTCTGTTGAGTCGCCTGTGAGGTACCCCATTTTTTTCAGACTGCTCTCAAAATCCTCAGTCTGTTTAATAACCTGAAAACAGAATTACATATTGTATTACAAAGACCACAGTTTTCCGAGAAGACAGTCCATAGGCCTTGATGACTCTTACCTCACTATACTCGGCTAGCTGACTACTGTTAGTCGGTATGGAATGAACCAAGCATTCACGAATTATGCAGTCGGACATCTCCTCCCAAATCAGTTCCCCTAATATCTCAGACACTTTCTTTTCACCTACAAAGACatctaaataaaaacacaaacagcaataaaaaaagtcatacaaaaaattaaaggtcacgttctttctgatcccattttttaaacttgtGTGTAAttttgctgttagagcataaataatacctgcaaaatgataaagctcaaagtttactgccaggcgatatattttctttaacagaattcccctttcaaagcctacagcaaaaggccggtttggactacagccctctccTTCCTGATTAAATGACGTcaataaaaaatcttttaacTAAGCTCTTcccacaggaatatgtcagtcgccagctttggctcaaacggctctggctaagctaagctgctgtcatcAGCCACggctaaaatatttttttgttaaagttaATTTAATATAGCAATTAAATGAGATTTTGGCCGTACCAAAAAGTTGTTTATGTAGTGTCTTTAGCACAGTGAGCACTTTGGTGTAAACCTGGCTGGGATTTGGATGTTCTGCTTTGGTTTCTTCACACTGCAGACTCAAAATTGTGCCCTGCTCAGGCTGACTGCTCACTTCCACAACCAACGCCGGGTATAAGATTAGAGGCTTCAGCATGTATTTAAACAACACCTGCCCTATAGGATGAACAAAGTCAAACAGTCTTAAAAATACAGTTCAATATGAAGAATATTTGGTACATAAGGAGTGGAAGTTTAACGGTATTCATACCAAACAGTTTGATCTTTTTATGGAGCTCTCCTTGAACTGAGAGGGCCTGGAGAATACTGGTAAGAAGAGGATGAGGAAGAGAATCATCTGCCATAGATGCTCCTGTGTTCAAATGAAGCGCTGTCGTCAGGAAGGACTTCATGCTAGTGAGCTCTgtggaaaaaaaaattgttaaaagatCAGAAAAAGGCACAAAGTACTGCTACAGTACAGCTGGGTGATTCctgcgaaattagacttatgaggtgttttgataaaaaagtaaatgcaaagtaagagtatcgaAATAAGATGCATACAGTtataaacatctcttcatgtactattttgcacatgatttcaaatgacatcatacaaaccaattttgttgtttttttccacattaaaggagaacattttcattaccgcaacgtgtccatgactggatttgggttctttgacatggaaatatttataattaaaaaatctaaaaaataaaaagcttcagtgcatgttatactataaacattaacagtaaagaaacatgtgctatttggtgatcattggtaaatgtagagataataataaggaatataaatgtgtccaagaccaattttctcatcctccacaacaAATTTCAATCATTGTTCGAACCCtgaaggaactaacatttaaaaaaaaaatagttggaagggaaataattgactgtgacactcaagatggctaccaggtaagcagttctttttttaactccagataaaagttaagattttgtttgtcatagtacctagacaactttttagttctcattaccgaaacatgagtttgtaaatgcatatattttatgtaatatcatgttgcggtaatgatcattttttataatgataatctaaaaaaatttaaataattctattgaaaatagttttttaaatcCTCAGACCTTAATcatatatgtgcaaaaaaaattggcttaAAGGTTTTTTTAAATTCTTATGCTGGACACCTTTAAATCTGGAAttcatgagaatcacccagCTGTTTGACATTTAACATATTGGAAGGTAAACAAACACATCTCCATACATAAAATTTCAATGCCACCTGAAAGGCAACGTCTACACAAAGTATAAgattaaaaagacacaaagtataagattaaaataaagaaaagtaGGCAGTAACCTTTGGTAGAAGGAAGTTTCCATACTGCCAGTTTCTGCCACTCCTCTCCAAGATGATAGATGAGGTTCTCTCTCTGTATGGTGATCTCTGAGCTGAGGGCTCGAAGTAAAGGCAGCTCTGTATCCTTCCAGGCTTTTAGGGCATCAACGTTAGCCCGTGCCTTTATAATGGAATTAGGAAAATGTAATTGGACATGAAAAAGCATAGACCAATAAACACACATAAAGTAGGTCTATTTTTAGTACTGATAAGCTATTATTGAATATGACTTACTACTCCATGCTGCTTGGCTGCTGCCACATAGTTCTTTTCTTGTAAGGCCCTGTGATATTCCTCCATTGCGGTGtcaaactttaaaaacatttggaAAATGAGGAGGAGCAAAACAATGTGGAGCATATCTGATGCACCgaacttaaattattagtttACTACTCCCTTCACCAAATGTGTgtcaagcaaaaaaaattattggatACAACTGCCAATTTTCCTTGAGAGATCCCTTCTAAATGAGAAGGGCATATGGAtgtgaatttttatttattagaaTTTGCATTATTTGGTGATCCATTGCATTAAGCAAAGATGCAAATTACTGTAAGCTTTCTTTACAATAACACTCTTATGCCTAAAAACATAACTCTAGCCTGTTGGCTACAAAATCCATTTCTCCAGATCATTAAGTTTAGAagaacaaaaaataatttagcatTACCTCTTGGAGATGCTGAAGCATGCCTATAACACCAGTGTTTCTCTCCAGCTGCTGTTTCAGCTTGGCATACTCGGTTACTGCATCATGGAGGTTCTGCTTAACCTGTATGTACAAACACAGGATCTTTAAAAAGCAACATTTTAAGCAGAATCTGGGTTTTACTTTAACAATAAAAACTACTATTGAataaaaacaagatttttttagaATAGTCATTTAAAGGGATTattatttactcaacctcatgtcGTTTGAACCCCCAAAGTCTTTTACTGTTCTTCAAACAAAATTTTACTATGGAAGTAGATGGTGACCACTACAAAAATGCATTTGGGTTTTGAAGAACAATAAAAGACACACGAGAGAGTAAATAATGtccaaattttcatttttaggtgaactatccctttaagcatagCAAAATATGCTTACCTCATTTTCAATACAGCTTTTTAACAGATCAATGTCTTTGGAAACTGATTCAACCTGGTCCACCAGCTCCTCCGCTGCCTCCATACTGGGTATAAACtcagtatattttttattaatcatATCAGTAACCTCTCCCTATAGATAGAGAAGAAGATTGAGTATGAAGTAGATGAATCCCTgctttcacagacaaggcttaagcctagtcctagactaagacACATGTTTGAGATATCTCAaaagaaaacaacttgcactgacagatctcTTAAAATATGCAAGTGCCAtagatttgtctcaagatacacaccagtaatgtcTTTTTCTAAAGAATGTTTAAAAAGATGCTTAAACTAGGTTGGTAACTCCGCTGTCACGGCTGACTTTTTGGTTCCGCTCAACGAAACTCAAGATTTCCTCAGGCGCCGCACGGTGTTGTGGAAAATACTGCTTCTGTTGGTTTGTTGATGGCGAAATTTCTGAGTTTTTATAGTTAACACCACCGGAAGAACCATAGGTACCTTCTCGTTTTCAGTCCCCACCTTTCATGTTTATCTACTGGATGTGCGAGCTCGCCAAAGACAGTTGTTTGTAAAATCGTCGTTGTTTTTGCTGAAGTTGAGTAAAGacattcttgaaattgtaatagacatttagtttaattgctaaactacaagtgaacgaaattttaataaatttgaACGACGACCATGAGAGTTTTACCACCCCCAAAATCTGCTTGAATGGACAAAGAATGTGAAGCAGCCGTATAGCCATGTAGTAGATGTCTGTATAACTTTATATTAGAGTGTGTGCGAAATGTAATGTTGTTATGGGACAAAACAAAGTGATgattttcgagtttcaaatggccagtatttaactaaagcctagtcctaatacttgtctgtgaaaccaggcctaaATGTCCAAGAATGCAAGTTTAAtaacagtaataataataatctgtaCCAACAATCGAGTAAAATTAGGTTAATAACAGGTTTAATCTGTTTGTCTGAGTGCTGAGCGTAGACTGGCACTGACATAAGCGTGACACGTCAGCCTGCTAATGTCTGATGATCACTTCTGCAGCAAGAAATAAACACAGTGCTATTATACaaattacacattttaaaacGTGTAATTGCTAATCACACTGAtttataatatcataaaaataagCGTAAGACGTCGCAAAAGCATATTTAAACCTCTTTAGTTAAGGGTCAGTTTCAGCTAACGTTAGTATGATGTTTGTTAGCAAACAGGGGTGAATTATAATAACTTCCATTAATCTAACAACAATATTAACATCATTTTAGATAGTTCAGGTTGAAATGTAAGCTTATGCTTGTTTTGAGGTGCTTGCTAGCATGCTATCAAAGATGCAAAATGAAAACAGAATAATACAGAAGTTTAATATCTAACATTAGCTTAGTAGATCTAACTTAGATCGTACCATTCAAAGAGTGACACATTTAGCCCGTGCACTGTTGTAACGTTAGTTATCTTAGATTAGTAATTGTATGGTTTGAAAGACTGTTAGCTAAGTTAACTTCACACTGAGGCTATTTAACGTACCTTAGTTTCTTCCACTTTTCGCGACAGTTTGGAGATTTTGCAGGCGAGGTCATCCTTCTCCAGTTTACCTGAGCTGGCGAGCACTTCGGTCACAAACGATGACATtgtgaataaatgtttttaccgACACACGAATAAACGCATAACAGTTAACCACTACTGCCCGCCATTCCGTgcgcaaagcatgctgggagtcTGAGTCATGCAGCGCTGCAGCGAAGAGTACATATTGTTAACTTAGAAATATATTCAGTCATAGTAAGACGCtgtttaaaccatacatttagGTTAAGTAAAATTAGGTCAATTTATTATCTAGAGGTGAGTCTAAACGTTCGAGACTGTACTAAAGATCGGACAGATTTAAAATTAGATTAGGCTTAACTTTATTGTCATTATGCAAAGTAGCCTACAAGGTCAATGAAATGCAATTAACATCTAATCAGAAGTTCAtcagtatttatatttatgtactTTTTTATTATCAAGTATGGTAGCCCATACTCGAAATGTAACCCCTCCAACACTGTGAAAAAtgtcttgttgcacttaaatgtttaagtttaatcaacttccATTAACAATTCATTGCAACTGTCATTGCTATTACTGatacaaataaagttaaattagttttttaagttacttaaactttaatttttatcaactcctcactagtcaagaaagaaattaattataattttaaaccAATTGAACTTAAAAATTAAAGTGCAACAATTCATTTTAACAGTGTAGTGAATAGTGAATACACATCCAAAGCAGTGGGCATGTATCACTGCAGTGCCCAGTGGGTGCCCAGGGAGCAATTGGAGGAAACATCCCACAACCTACCGGCTGTGAGACTCAAACTGGTGACCTTCATGTTACAAGCCCAATTCTTTAACCATAGACcattggttctcaaactgggggctgcgagatggtgccaggggggccccagtcttatgacattttaaaaaagacatttatttgTCATGAattatgtgtaattaaacctaaaaaaatatggctactaaccaacagtatacttttaataatttaatatgttttgtttcattaaaatggtacattttagaacaaatttgttataatttttctttggggggccgcaaaggaatgcaccaAACACAATGGGGTCctacgctgaaaaagtttgagaaccactgcattagaCCACAACC is a window encoding:
- the zw10 gene encoding centromere/kinetochore protein zw10 homolog — encoded protein: MSSFVTEVLASSGKLEKDDLACKISKLSRKVEETKGEVTDMINKKYTEFIPSMEAAEELVDQVESVSKDIDLLKSCIENEVKQNLHDAVTEYAKLKQQLERNTGVIGMLQHLQEFDTAMEEYHRALQEKNYVAAAKQHGVARANVDALKAWKDTELPLLRALSSEITIQRENLIYHLGEEWQKLAVWKLPSTKELTSMKSFLTTALHLNTGASMADDSLPHPLLTSILQALSVQGELHKKIKLFGQVLFKYMLKPLILYPALVVEVSSQPEQGTILSLQCEETKAEHPNPSQVYTKVLTVLKTLHKQLFDVFVGEKKVSEILGELIWEEMSDCIIRECLVHSIPTNSSQLAEYSEVIKQTEDFESSLKKMGYLTGDSTDLLKYARNVNCHFASKKCQDVIVAARKLMTSEMHNTVKITPDYKLSIPKLPNPPGGEKEKKKELVKKGGYHDQQNLENEKQLGQQTLCLPVCRISESVQQLMDLAIRTLSEAVGSSPQCAVQLFYTVRNIFHLFYDVVPTYHKENFLKLPHLAAIQHNNCMFIAHHLLTLGHQFKPHLPLKNGVAYFVDLVPGFRRLGARCFVAQMNVQKAEMLERLSTARNFSSLDDEDNFSVASKAIRQVIHQLRRLGKVWQDVLPVNIYCKAMGTLLNTAICELINKIMMLEDISNEDGDRLRTLCQTIIEEGPLVFIPLPDENKNKKYQEEVPVYVKKWMSLKELSIVLSASLQEIVDRWAEGKGPLAVEFSCNEMKSLIRALFKNTERRAAALTKIVK